The Mycolicibacterium smegmatis genome has a window encoding:
- a CDS encoding MCE family protein, producing MHRDRTMLKVGIFTMVMLLVAAGLVVVFGEFRFAAGQSYHATFSEASRLKAGQDVRIAGVPVGTVKSVKLNPDNTVDVGFDVNKRYQLYTSSRAVVRYENLVGDRYLEITSGPGELRKLAPGGTLGLQNTQPALDLDALLGGLRPVLKGLDGAKINEVSNAVIEMLQGQGGALANMLTSTSAFTQNLAARDQLISDVIANLNTVLGTVDEKGAQFDASVDQLQQLITGLAENKDPIAGAIEPLASAESDLTEMLEKSRRPVQGVIENVRPMAGRMDERKDDINKVIEPLAENYLRLNALGAYGSFFNIFYCSVRLKVNGPAGSDILIPFGGPPDPSKGRCSENG from the coding sequence ATGCACCGCGACAGGACCATGCTCAAGGTCGGCATCTTCACCATGGTGATGCTGCTGGTGGCGGCCGGGCTCGTGGTGGTGTTCGGCGAGTTCCGTTTCGCCGCGGGCCAGAGCTACCACGCGACGTTCAGCGAAGCCTCGCGCCTGAAGGCCGGCCAGGACGTGCGCATCGCGGGTGTGCCCGTCGGCACCGTGAAATCGGTGAAACTCAACCCCGACAACACCGTCGACGTCGGGTTCGACGTCAACAAGCGGTATCAGCTCTACACGTCGAGCCGGGCGGTGGTGCGGTACGAGAACCTCGTCGGCGACCGCTACCTGGAGATCACGTCAGGTCCGGGTGAGCTGCGCAAGCTGGCGCCCGGCGGCACGCTGGGGCTGCAGAACACCCAGCCCGCACTGGATCTCGACGCGCTGCTCGGCGGCCTGCGGCCCGTGCTCAAGGGCCTCGACGGCGCCAAGATCAACGAGGTGTCCAACGCGGTCATCGAGATGCTGCAGGGACAGGGCGGTGCGCTGGCCAACATGCTGACCAGCACCAGCGCGTTCACCCAGAACCTCGCCGCGCGCGATCAGCTCATCAGCGACGTCATCGCCAACCTCAACACCGTGCTCGGCACGGTCGACGAGAAGGGCGCACAGTTCGACGCCAGCGTCGACCAGTTGCAGCAGCTGATCACCGGGCTCGCCGAGAACAAGGACCCCATCGCGGGCGCCATCGAACCGCTCGCGTCGGCCGAGTCCGATCTGACCGAGATGCTGGAGAAGTCGCGCCGCCCGGTGCAGGGCGTCATCGAGAACGTCCGGCCCATGGCGGGACGGATGGACGAACGCAAAGACGACATCAACAAGGTGATCGAGCCGCTCGCCGAGAACTACCTGCGGCTCAACGCGCTCGGCGCGTACGGCTCGTTCTTCAACATCTTCTACTGCTCGGTCCGGCTGAAGGTGAACGGACCGGCAGGCAGCGACATATTGATTCCGTTCGGCGGTCCTCCGGACCCGTCCAAGGGGAGGTGCTCGGAGAATGGCTAG
- a CDS encoding MlaE family ABC transporter permease: MIEQLAVPARAVGGFVEMSLDTFAKIFRRPFQLKEFLDQTWMIARVSLVPTLLVAIPFTVLVAFTLNILLREIGAADLSGAGTAFGTITQLGPVVTVLVVAGAGATAICADLGARTIREEIDAMRVLGIDPIQRLVVPRVLASTFVALLLNGLVCAIGLAGGYVFSVFLQGVNPGAFINGLTVLTGLGELVLAEIKALLFGVVAGLVGCYRGLTVKGGPKGVGNAVNETVVYAFICLFVINVIMTAVGVRVLTR; encoded by the coding sequence TTGATCGAACAGCTTGCGGTTCCAGCCCGGGCCGTGGGCGGTTTCGTCGAGATGTCCCTGGACACCTTCGCCAAGATCTTCCGGAGGCCGTTTCAGCTCAAGGAGTTCCTCGACCAGACCTGGATGATCGCCCGCGTGTCGTTGGTTCCAACGCTGCTGGTGGCCATTCCGTTCACCGTCCTGGTCGCGTTCACGCTGAACATCCTGCTGCGTGAGATCGGCGCGGCCGATCTGTCCGGCGCGGGCACGGCCTTCGGCACCATCACCCAGCTCGGTCCCGTGGTGACCGTGCTGGTGGTCGCCGGTGCCGGCGCGACGGCGATCTGCGCCGACCTGGGAGCGCGCACGATCCGTGAGGAGATCGACGCCATGCGGGTGCTGGGCATCGATCCCATCCAGCGTCTGGTGGTGCCGCGCGTGCTGGCGTCGACCTTCGTGGCGCTGCTGCTCAACGGTCTGGTGTGCGCGATCGGCCTGGCCGGCGGCTACGTGTTCTCGGTGTTCCTGCAGGGCGTCAACCCCGGTGCCTTCATCAACGGGCTGACCGTGCTCACGGGTCTCGGCGAGCTGGTGCTGGCCGAGATCAAGGCCCTGCTGTTCGGCGTCGTCGCAGGTCTGGTGGGCTGCTACCGCGGCCTGACGGTCAAAGGTGGCCCGAAGGGCGTCGGGAACGCTGTCAACGAGACCGTGGTCTACGCGTTCATCTGTCTGTTCGTGATCAATGTGATCATGACCGCAGTCGGCGTCAGGGTGCTCACGCGATGA
- a CDS encoding MCE family protein — protein sequence MASLRDDKTLRTGIFGIVLVTAVVLVSFGYTGLPFFPQGKPYEAYFADAGGIEVGNDVNVSGITVGKVSDVELAGDAAKVTFTVDRKIKVGDQSLVAIKTDTVLGQKSLSVTPKGAGSPSVIPLGRTTTPYTLNTALQDLGQNVGELDKPRFEQALQTLTDTLRDATPQLRSALDGVANLSRSINRRDEALGQLLEHAKRVSDLLAQRAGQVNQLITDGNQLFAALDARRQALSTLIDGIDDVSRQLSGFVADNRREFKPALDKLNLVMDNLLERREHIGEALRRLPPYATALGEVVGSGPGFQINLYGLPPAAISEVLLDTYFQPGKLPDSLADMLRGYIAERTIVRPKSP from the coding sequence ATGGCTAGTCTGCGCGACGACAAGACGCTGCGGACCGGGATCTTCGGCATCGTCCTGGTGACCGCGGTGGTGCTGGTGTCCTTCGGCTACACGGGTCTGCCGTTCTTCCCGCAGGGCAAGCCGTACGAGGCGTACTTCGCCGACGCAGGCGGCATCGAGGTCGGCAACGACGTCAACGTCTCGGGTATCACGGTCGGCAAGGTGTCCGACGTGGAACTCGCAGGCGACGCCGCGAAGGTCACGTTCACCGTCGACCGCAAGATCAAGGTGGGCGACCAGTCGCTGGTGGCCATCAAGACCGACACCGTGCTGGGACAGAAGTCGCTCTCGGTGACGCCCAAGGGTGCGGGCTCGCCGTCGGTGATCCCGTTGGGGCGCACCACGACTCCGTACACGCTCAACACCGCGCTGCAGGACCTCGGGCAAAATGTCGGCGAGCTGGACAAGCCGCGCTTCGAGCAGGCCCTGCAGACGCTGACCGACACGCTGCGCGACGCCACACCGCAACTGCGCAGCGCGCTCGACGGCGTGGCCAACCTGTCGCGCAGCATCAACCGCCGCGACGAGGCGCTCGGCCAGCTGCTCGAGCACGCCAAGCGGGTGTCGGACCTGCTGGCCCAGCGGGCCGGCCAGGTCAACCAGCTGATCACCGACGGCAACCAGCTGTTCGCCGCGCTCGACGCGCGCAGGCAGGCGCTGAGCACGCTGATCGACGGCATCGACGACGTGTCGCGGCAGCTGTCGGGCTTCGTGGCCGACAACCGCCGCGAGTTCAAACCCGCGCTGGACAAGCTCAACCTCGTGATGGACAACCTGCTGGAGCGCCGCGAGCACATCGGTGAGGCGCTGCGCCGCCTGCCGCCGTACGCCACCGCACTCGGTGAGGTCGTTGGCTCCGGGCCGGGCTTCCAGATCAACCTGTACGGCCTGCCGCCCGCGGCGATCTCGGAAGTGTTGCTGGACACCTACTTCCAGCCCGGGAAGCTGCCGGACAGCCTTGCCGACATGCTGCGCGGCTACATCGCCGAGCGCACGATCGTGAGGCCGAAGTCGCCATGA
- a CDS encoding MCE family protein, with the protein MSNGNAKRSHVRIAAAILALIVLAAVVFTYLSYTAAFTPTDKVTVTAPRAGLVMERDAKVKYRGIQIGKVTDIEYAGREAKLTLSLKRGEMQYIPSNATVRIAGNTIFGAKSVEFLPPEKATDTPLRPGTSVPAQDVQLEVNTLFQTLSDLLDKIDPVSLNGTLTALGEGLRGHGDDLGATLAGLNTLLGQLNPKLPTLQDDFSKAAVVAGIYGDAGPDIAKVLDNVPGVNQTIIDEQANLNATLLAATGLANNGTATLQPAADDYIAAVQRLRAPLKVAGDYSPEFGCILEGTANAVDRFAPIIGGIRPGLYVASNFLPGSPGYTYPESLPIVNASGGPNCRGLPDVPSKQYGGSWYRSPFLVTDNVYVPYQPNTELQFDAPATLQFLFNGAFAERDDF; encoded by the coding sequence ATGTCGAACGGAAACGCCAAACGCAGCCACGTGCGGATCGCCGCTGCCATCCTGGCCCTGATCGTGCTCGCGGCCGTGGTCTTCACCTACCTGTCGTACACAGCTGCGTTCACCCCGACCGACAAGGTCACGGTCACCGCACCGCGCGCGGGCCTGGTGATGGAACGTGACGCCAAGGTCAAGTACCGCGGCATCCAGATCGGCAAGGTCACCGACATCGAGTACGCCGGTCGCGAGGCGAAGCTGACGCTGTCACTCAAGCGCGGCGAGATGCAGTACATCCCGTCCAACGCGACCGTGCGGATCGCGGGCAACACGATCTTCGGCGCCAAGTCGGTCGAGTTCCTGCCGCCCGAGAAGGCCACGGACACGCCGCTGCGCCCGGGCACCAGCGTGCCCGCGCAGGACGTGCAACTCGAGGTCAACACGCTGTTCCAGACGCTGTCGGACCTGCTCGACAAGATCGACCCGGTGAGCCTCAACGGCACGCTGACCGCGCTGGGCGAGGGTCTGCGCGGCCACGGCGACGACCTCGGCGCGACGCTTGCGGGTCTCAACACACTGCTGGGCCAGCTCAACCCCAAGCTGCCCACACTGCAGGACGACTTCTCGAAGGCCGCGGTGGTCGCAGGCATCTACGGCGACGCCGGGCCCGACATCGCCAAGGTGCTCGACAACGTGCCAGGGGTGAACCAGACCATCATCGACGAGCAGGCCAACCTCAACGCCACGCTGCTGGCCGCGACGGGGCTGGCCAACAACGGCACAGCGACACTGCAGCCCGCCGCCGACGACTACATCGCGGCCGTCCAGCGTCTGCGCGCCCCGCTGAAGGTCGCGGGGGACTACTCGCCGGAGTTCGGCTGCATCCTGGAGGGCACCGCCAACGCGGTGGACCGCTTCGCGCCGATCATCGGCGGCATCCGCCCCGGCCTGTACGTGGCCTCGAACTTCCTGCCCGGGTCACCGGGATACACCTATCCCGAGAGCCTGCCGATCGTGAACGCCTCCGGCGGGCCCAACTGCCGCGGCCTGCCCGACGTCCCGTCCAAGCAGTACGGCGGCAGCTGGTACCGCTCGCCGTTCCTGGTCACCGACAACGTCTACGTGCCGTACCAGCCGAACACCGAGCTGCAGTTCGACGCGCCCGCGACGCTGCAGTTCCTGTTCAACGGCGCGTTCGCGGAAAGGGACGACTTCTAG
- a CDS encoding MlaE family ABC transporter permease, with product MSYDATLRFRRLFRGVPKTVDTVGEQALFYGETMRYLPNAFTRYRKETIRLVAEMTMGAGALVMIGGTVGVAAFLTLASGGVIAVQGYSSLGNIGIEALTGFLSAFLNVRIVAPVIAGIALAATIGAGATAQLGAMRVAEEIDAVESMAVHAVSYLVSTRLLAGLIAIVPLYSLSVLAAFFAARFTTVFINGQSAGLYDHYFNTFLIPSDLLWSFLQAIVMAIAVMLVHTYYGYNASGGPVGVGIAVGQAVRTSLIVVVTITLFISLAVYGASGNFNLSG from the coding sequence ATGAGTTACGACGCCACGCTCAGATTCCGCAGGCTGTTCCGCGGCGTGCCCAAGACCGTCGACACGGTCGGCGAGCAGGCACTGTTCTACGGCGAGACCATGCGGTACCTGCCCAACGCCTTCACGCGCTACCGCAAGGAGACCATCCGCCTGGTCGCCGAGATGACCATGGGCGCGGGCGCCCTGGTGATGATCGGCGGCACTGTCGGTGTCGCGGCGTTCCTGACGCTGGCCTCCGGCGGCGTCATCGCGGTGCAGGGCTACTCGTCGCTGGGCAACATCGGCATCGAGGCGCTCACGGGCTTCCTGTCGGCCTTCCTCAACGTGCGCATCGTCGCGCCGGTCATCGCGGGTATCGCGCTGGCCGCCACGATCGGCGCGGGCGCCACGGCCCAGCTCGGGGCCATGCGGGTGGCCGAGGAGATCGACGCCGTCGAATCCATGGCCGTGCACGCCGTGTCCTATCTGGTGTCGACGCGGCTTCTCGCAGGCCTGATCGCGATCGTCCCGCTGTACTCGCTCTCGGTGCTCGCGGCGTTCTTCGCGGCGCGGTTCACGACGGTGTTCATCAACGGGCAGTCCGCGGGCCTCTACGACCACTACTTCAACACGTTCCTGATACCGAGCGACCTGCTGTGGTCGTTCCTGCAGGCCATCGTGATGGCGATCGCCGTCATGCTCGTGCACACCTACTACGGGTACAACGCCTCCGGCGGCCCGGTCGGTGTGGGCATCGCGGTGGGCCAAGCCGTGCGCACCTCGCTCATCGTCGTCGTCACCATCACCCTGTTCATCTCACTCGCCGTCTACGGCGCGTCCGGCAACTTCAACCTCTCGGGGTAG